The Carassius gibelio isolate Cgi1373 ecotype wild population from Czech Republic chromosome A24, carGib1.2-hapl.c, whole genome shotgun sequence genome window below encodes:
- the LOC127946234 gene encoding receptor-type tyrosine-protein phosphatase eta-like, with protein sequence MNTLWLPLLLGSVIWAEEQYFPQSYNATWDEGRLHCQSCFKELTTITSRNVHLIVQDPSFDSWVGLRKSYNGSFPWAKWSNGDPVRYQNWYPGHPVPNKEKKLIPICSSTTQSPLSTLITTQKSTPMTSTQTSTVTSASVSSTFQTNKESDTCPILSEMLYCLNMSCDDLESAMTICNRTTIATPETTTYSTTPKVTTLSTTFNAATNGTTTESSTTSNCIFEPEPDPEEYIEDACVVLLSFGMWKEEDCNRKLPFICYEERFFGQINISSVTTSTGKVSWSEGPGAKNISHYRVEVTGNKTQTFNQTKLFQNIDTLTAGTLYKVQVFPVKCDRDLNPQNISFYTLPSGVQNLIVVSVTNVSANLKWSKPDGNHDFYSVTFTNASNTKDHKCDNEECTITNLIPGTEYEFTVKAVVNETIGGVPSNVSDYTKPSTVRNLRSADNDSTVIMVFWDPPTGSHSGYRYCLKEVNNRFECTYCNIASDSSNTANNNITNSSNTTTFSITDCETVDGTETFIKKANKSDGSMFCLCVAALTKSNTLSGEMIGIVAYTRPKSVDLTLIPSLKEMNATWEINGNYEKFEVTITSADAKYNQSYTTTDKFYTFRNLKAGVFYTVSVVTLNGDLRSSAANKSDYTRE encoded by the exons GCTCAGTCATTTGGGCAGAGGAGCAGTACTTTCCTCAGTCATACAATGCCACATGGGACGAGGGCAGACTTCACTGTCAATCCTGTTTCAAAGAACTGACGACCATCACCAGCAGAAACGTCCACCTCATTGTCCAGGACCCCTCTTTCGACTCCTGGGTTGGACTACGCAAGAGTTACAATGGCTCCTTCCCATGGGCCAAATGGTCCAATGGGGATCCTGTTAGATATCAGAATTGGTACCCTGGTCATCCTGTtccaaacaaagaaaagaaactaatTCCTATATGTTCCTCAACTACACAAAGTCCACTGAGCACCCTAATTACTACCCAAAAATCGACCCCAATGACCTCAACACAAACCTCCACAGTCACTTCTGCTTCGGTATCCTcaacatttcaaacaaacaaagaaagtgATACATGCCCCATACTGTCAGAAATGCTTTATTGCCTAAATATGTCATGTGATGATCTTGAAAGTGCCATGACTATTTGCAATAGAACAACAATTGCTACCCCTGAGACTACAACATACAGCACCACCCCTAAAGTCACAACATTAAGCACCACCTTTAATGCTGCAACAAATGGCACAACAACTGAGAGCAGCACCACCAGCAACTGCATCTTTGAACCTGAGCCAGATCCTGAAGAGTACATCGAGGATGCTTGTGTGGTCCTGCTCAGCTTCGGCATGTGGAAGGAAGAAGACTGCAACAGAAAACTACCTTTCATCTGTTATGAAG AGCGCTTTTTTGGCCAGATAAACATTTCCAGCGTGACCACAAGCACAGGCAAAGTGAGCTGGTCTGAGGGACCCGGAGCTAAGAACATCAGTCACTACAGAGTGGAGGTCACTGGGAACAAAACCCAGACATTTAACCAGACTAAACTCTTTCAGAACATAGACACTCTGACAGCAGGAACTCTGTACAAAGTTCAGGTGTTTCCTGTGAAATGTGACAGGGATCTCAATCCACAGAATATCTCCTTCTACACTT TGCCCTCTGGTGTGCAAAATCTGATTGTGGTGAGTGTGACAAATGTTAGCGCCAACCTCAAGTGGAGTAAACCAGATGGAAACCATGACTTCTACTCAGTAACATTCACAAATGCATCGAACACTAAAGATCACAAGTGTGATAATGAAGAGTGCACTATTACCAATCTTATTCCAGGAACAGAGTATGAATTTACAGTTAAAGCTGTAGTGAATGAGACGATTGGAGGTGTGCCGAGCAACGTTTCTGATTACACCA AGCCTTCAACTGTCAGGAACCTAAGATCAGCAGACAATGACAGTACAGTCATAATGGTCTTTTGGGATCCTCCTACTGGCAGTCATTCAGGTTACCGCTATTGTCTTAAAGAAGTCAATAACCGCTTCGAGTGTACTTACTGCAACATCGCATCAGACAGCAGCAATACAGCAAACAACAACATCACAAACAGCAGTAATACAACAACTTTCAGTATTACAGACTGCGAAACAGTGGATGGAACAGAAACATTTATCAAAAAGGCTAATAAATCAGACGGCAGcatgttttgtctgtgtgtggcAGCGCTAACAAAGAGCAACACTCTGTCAGGAGAAATGATTGGAATCGTAGCATACACAC GCCCAAAATCTGTGGACCTCACTTTAATACCTTCCCTTAAAGAAATGAATGCCACCTGGGAAATAAATGGGAATTATGAAAAATTTGAAGTGACAATTACAAGTGCTGATGCAAAGTATAATCAGTCATATACTACTACAGACAAGTTTTACACGTTCAGGAATCTGAAGGCAGGAGTGTTTTACACTGTTTCAGTTGTCACTCTTAATGGTGACCTTAGAAGTTCTGCTGCTAATAAATCAGATTACACCCGTGAGTAA
- the LOC127946512 gene encoding glucose-fructose oxidoreductase domain-containing protein 1: protein MLPGVGVFGTSLTARVIIPLLKSEGFSVKALWGRTQEEAEELARDMNVPFYTNRIDDVLLHSDVDLVCINLPPPLTKQIAVKTLGIGKNVICDRTATPLDAFRMMSAAQYYPKLLSIMGNVLRFLPAFVRMKELLEEGYVGELLVCEAQVHGGSLLGKKYNWSCDDLMGGGGLHSVGSYIIDLLTFLTGRRAAKVHGFLKTFVKQTDHIHGIRQITSDDFCTFQMVLEGGTCCTVTLNFNVPGEFRQEVVVVGTSGRLTVCGTDLYGQKNDGKSGQELLLKDNTPVGNASLPDKAFRDIPSPYLTGTICMVQAVRQAFQDQDDRRTWDGRPLTMAATFEDCLYALCVVDTIKKSNQCGEWQNIEVMTEEPEISPAYLISEAMRRSRMSLYC, encoded by the exons ATGCTGCCCGGGGTGGGTGTGTTCGGCACCAGTCTGACGGCTCGGGTCATCATCCCTCTGCTGAAGAGCGAGGGCTTCTCGGTGAAGGCGCTGTGGGGTCGCACGCAGGAGGAGGCGGAGGAGCTCGCGCGCGACATGAACGTGCCCTTCTACACCAACCGGATCGATGACGTGCTGCTGCACTCGGATGTGGATCTGGTGTGCATCAACCTCCCGCCGCCGCTCACCAAACAGATCGCCGTTAAGACGCTGG GAATTGGCAAAAACGTGATCTGTGACCGGACGGCGACGCCGCTGGACGCCTTCCGCATGATGTCGGCGGCCCAGTACTACCCGAAGCTGCTGAGCATCATGGGTAACGTGCTGCGCTTCCTCCCTGCTTTCGTCCGGATGAAGGAGCTGCTGGAGGAGGGTTACGTGGGCGAGCTCCTGGTCTGCGAGGCGCAGGTTCACGGCGGGAGTCTCCTCGGGAAGAAGTACAACTGGAGCTGTGATGACCTGATGGGGGGCGGCGGGCTGCATTCGGTCGGGAGCTACATCATCGACCTGCTCACGTTTCTAACGGGCCGGCGTGCGGCGAAGGTGCACGGCTTCCTCAAGACGTTCGTCAAGCAGACGGATCACATCCATGGGATCCGACAGATCACCAGCGACGACTTCTGCACCTTTCAGATGGTGCTGGAAGGAGGCACCTGCTGCACGGTCACGCTCAATTTTAACGTCCCGGGAGAGTTTCGGCAGGAGGTTGTGGTGGTCGGTACGTCTGGAAGGTTGACGGTTTGCGGGACGGATTTGTACGGACAGAAGAACGACGGCAAAAGCGGTCAGGAGCTTCTTCTTAAGGACAACACACCTGTTGGAAACGCATCTCTACCGGACAAAGCGTTCCGGGACATCCCGTCTCCGTATCTCACCGGCACCATCTGCATGGTTCAAGCCGTACGGCAGGCGTTTCAGGATCAAGACGACCGGCGAACGTGGGACGGACGGCCGCTGACGATGGCCGCCACTTTTGAGGACTGTCTGTACGCGCTTTGCGTCGTGGACACGATCAAGAAGTCCAATCAGTGCGGCGAGTGGCAGAACATCGAGGTGATGACGGAGGAACCGGAAATCAGTCCTGCGTACCTGATCAGCGAGGCCATGCGGCGCAGCCGGATGTCTCTGTACTGCTAG